The following coding sequences lie in one Rhodohalobacter barkolensis genomic window:
- a CDS encoding cupin domain-containing protein, which yields MKDEVLEFEKSKAHIVVEIIEYVDDSVVIKTIIKKSTGNITAVSIDSGEKLEEKTSPFDTFIQIIDGKAEIIIDGDSKLLETGESIIIPAHSRHSINANNRFKMISTIIKSGYDEVS from the coding sequence ATGAAAGATGAAGTATTAGAGTTTGAAAAATCGAAAGCTCATATCGTTGTCGAAATCATTGAATACGTCGATGATTCGGTTGTGATCAAAACAATTATCAAAAAATCAACGGGAAACATTACGGCTGTTTCGATCGATAGCGGTGAAAAACTGGAAGAGAAAACATCTCCCTTCGATACATTTATTCAAATCATTGACGGGAAAGCTGAAATCATTATCGATGGAGATTCAAAACTATTGGAGACCGGTGAGTCTATTATCATACCTGCTCACTCCCGCCATTCAATCAATGCGAACAATAGGTTTAAAATGATATCAACTATTATTAAAAGTGGATATGACGAGGTAAGCTAA
- a CDS encoding fatty acid desaturase family protein: MPAIEKVTFNNRTSREFGKTVKQRVDQYFEVNGISKNANSAMVVKTILLLTLYLGAYALIISGQLSLGAMWFLTFVMGIGMAGIGFSVSHDALHGAYSSNKHINRALGFTFDMLGANGYIWKITHNIIHHTYTNIHGHDEDLEVAAFIRLSPHSEYKMVHRVQHILAFFAYSLATFFWVFIKDYVNFLKPNIGPYNNKNHPISEWVILFVTKGAYYTFMLVLPLLLLDITWVHLLIGFTTLHLTAGLILGIIFQLAHVVEETDHPQPDEENMIDEHWMIHEMVTTNNFARDNKALCWFVGGLNFQIEHHLFPKVCSIHYPAISPIVEQTAREFNIPYNHHDTFFEAVASHYRTLKKFGDPEFEYSEATA, encoded by the coding sequence ATGCCAGCTATTGAAAAAGTTACGTTTAACAACCGTACAAGCCGTGAATTCGGCAAAACCGTTAAACAAAGGGTCGACCAATATTTTGAGGTGAATGGAATCTCAAAAAACGCTAATTCAGCAATGGTTGTAAAAACTATACTGCTGCTCACTCTCTATCTGGGGGCATATGCTTTAATAATTTCCGGGCAGCTATCTCTCGGAGCAATGTGGTTCCTGACATTTGTGATGGGTATAGGTATGGCGGGAATCGGGTTTTCAGTTTCTCACGATGCACTTCACGGTGCCTACTCTTCAAATAAACATATCAATCGAGCTTTGGGATTTACATTCGATATGCTGGGTGCCAATGGTTATATCTGGAAAATAACCCACAACATCATTCATCACACCTACACCAATATACACGGCCATGATGAGGATCTTGAGGTAGCAGCGTTTATACGACTTTCCCCTCACTCCGAATATAAAATGGTCCACAGGGTACAGCACATTCTGGCCTTTTTTGCTTATAGCCTGGCTACGTTCTTCTGGGTATTTATCAAAGACTACGTAAACTTCCTTAAGCCGAATATTGGCCCATATAACAATAAAAACCATCCGATCAGCGAATGGGTGATCCTGTTTGTGACAAAGGGAGCATACTATACATTTATGCTGGTACTGCCACTGCTTCTGCTCGACATTACCTGGGTTCATCTTTTAATCGGCTTTACAACACTGCATCTAACCGCCGGACTGATTCTGGGAATTATTTTTCAGCTCGCGCACGTAGTAGAGGAGACCGATCATCCGCAGCCTGATGAAGAGAATATGATTGATGAACACTGGATGATCCACGAAATGGTGACCACAAACAATTTTGCCCGCGATAACAAAGCACTCTGCTGGTTTGTAGGCGGACTCAATTTTCAGATTGAACATCACCTGTTCCCAAAAGTTTGCAGTATCCACTATCCGGCCATCAGCCCGATTGTTGAACAGACCGCCCGTGAGTTTAATATTCCTTACAATCATCACGACACATTTTTTGAAGCGGTGGCATCACACTACCGAACTCTTAAGAAATTTGGTGATCCTGAGTTTGAATACTCTGAAGCAACGGCTTGA
- a CDS encoding YtxH domain-containing protein has product MKNSSVIMTTLFVGAAGVIAGVLLATGKGAKPKTKFARKSQEYKEFLLDNFNEFTDFVSHPFENLEEETKRLSKKANAKAKRVIPEINQEFN; this is encoded by the coding sequence ATGAAAAACTCATCCGTAATTATGACAACCCTATTTGTAGGAGCTGCGGGTGTCATCGCAGGAGTACTGCTTGCAACCGGTAAAGGGGCAAAACCAAAAACTAAGTTCGCAAGGAAAAGTCAGGAGTACAAAGAGTTCCTCCTGGACAATTTTAACGAATTTACAGACTTTGTTTCCCATCCATTTGAAAATCTGGAAGAAGAAACGAAACGTTTGAGCAAAAAGGCTAATGCCAAAGCGAAAAGGGTTATACCTGAAATAAATCAAGAATTTAACTGA
- a CDS encoding lmo0937 family membrane protein encodes MGNLLYLIAVILVIAWLVGFVGYSTGGLIHILLVIAVIAILFQIIQGKRIA; translated from the coding sequence ATGGGAAATCTATTATATCTTATTGCCGTAATATTAGTCATTGCCTGGTTAGTCGGTTTTGTAGGCTACAGTACCGGAGGGTTAATTCATATTCTGCTGGTTATCGCCGTTATTGCCATACTATTTCAAATTATACAGGGCAAAAGAATAGCTTAG
- a CDS encoding AI-2E family transporter, whose product MLNESNFRIQKSDLYPFWLKAPLILIGLCLLVLILSYGRFILMPLAFAALFSMLLNPVIKRLESWKLGRVISILLALTIITVLLSVVIALITVQLIQFSDSLPDIADKIKNTSYTGIHLLEGMTGISEDRLTEYIKNGLKTLFETGGEFMSSMAEATKGTLIFLSLLPIFIFFMLYYKKMYRTFIEKTFEKSHNSEIDSVIKRVQTVTQNYLVGVFIVIGIIAALNTIGLLIIGLEYAIFFAVFASFLAIIPYVGSLLGALPAVLYATLTGDSFLLPLLVILVFVTVQIFEGNFITPKIIGSKVSINPFVAVIALLIGAEIWGIAGMILFIPLIGILRVGFSQVQVLKPYGYLLGNIIDYEESDQKKD is encoded by the coding sequence ATGTTAAATGAGAGTAATTTCCGGATTCAAAAAAGTGACCTTTACCCATTCTGGTTAAAAGCACCCTTAATTTTGATTGGCTTGTGTCTTCTGGTGCTCATCTTGAGTTATGGGAGATTTATTTTGATGCCCCTGGCTTTTGCAGCTCTGTTTTCAATGTTATTAAACCCTGTCATTAAGCGATTGGAATCATGGAAATTGGGGCGAGTGATAAGTATTCTTTTGGCCCTTACAATAATCACAGTTCTGCTATCCGTTGTTATCGCATTGATAACCGTTCAGCTTATACAGTTTTCGGATAGCTTGCCGGATATTGCCGACAAAATAAAGAATACATCCTACACCGGCATTCACCTCTTAGAGGGAATGACCGGGATTTCTGAAGATCGGTTAACCGAGTACATTAAAAATGGATTAAAAACTCTTTTTGAAACCGGTGGCGAGTTCATGAGTTCTATGGCTGAGGCCACTAAAGGTACACTCATATTTTTGAGCCTATTGCCAATTTTCATCTTTTTTATGCTTTACTACAAAAAGATGTACCGAACCTTCATTGAAAAAACATTTGAGAAAAGTCATAATTCGGAAATTGATTCTGTTATAAAAAGAGTGCAAACGGTAACTCAAAACTATTTGGTTGGAGTTTTTATAGTTATTGGCATTATAGCTGCTTTGAATACCATCGGCCTGCTTATCATAGGATTGGAGTATGCTATCTTTTTTGCTGTATTTGCTTCATTTTTAGCAATTATACCCTATGTGGGCTCATTACTTGGCGCGCTCCCGGCAGTACTATATGCCACGCTTACCGGTGACTCATTTCTACTACCCCTTCTGGTAATCCTTGTATTCGTAACGGTTCAGATTTTTGAAGGTAATTTTATCACCCCAAAAATTATAGGTTCAAAAGTTTCAATCAATCCGTTTGTAGCAGTTATTGCGCTACTGATTGGAGCAGAAATATGGGGCATTGCCGGGATGATTTTATTCATACCATTGATAGGAATATTACGCGTTGGATTTTCCCAGGTACAGGTGCTTAAACCCTATGGATATCTTTTGGGAAACATTATTGACTATGAAGAAAGCGATCAGAAAAAAGACTGA
- a CDS encoding YtxH domain-containing protein, whose protein sequence is MKISSVIATTIFVGTAGIIAGTLFAPGKGSKTRNRIAKKGHEYKDYLVDNFYDIANSVSHPFENAEDQTIRLSEKAINKAKKIKAEVKQNMV, encoded by the coding sequence ATGAAAATTTCATCCGTTATTGCAACTACCATTTTTGTAGGAACTGCAGGTATTATCGCAGGAACTCTATTTGCACCCGGAAAGGGTTCAAAAACAAGAAATAGAATTGCTAAAAAAGGGCATGAATACAAAGATTATCTCGTCGATAATTTTTATGATATAGCCAATTCAGTATCCCACCCCTTTGAAAATGCAGAAGATCAAACCATACGTTTGAGTGAGAAAGCCATTAACAAGGCAAAAAAGATCAAGGCTGAAGTAAAACAAAATATGGTTTAA
- a CDS encoding lmo0937 family membrane protein, protein MGNILYVIAVILVIGWLVGFIGYSAGGLIHILLIIAVIAILFQIIQGKRIA, encoded by the coding sequence ATGGGAAATATATTATACGTCATTGCTGTCATTTTAGTCATTGGCTGGTTAGTCGGTTTTATAGGCTACAGTGCCGGTGGTTTGATTCATATTCTGCTGATTATCGCCGTTATTGCCATACTATTTCAAATTATACAGGGCAAAAGAATAGCTTAG
- a CDS encoding sensor histidine kinase, whose translation MEIQKNDQSHKSNETELLQNITQVINHNLELEKKYELLSSRVEYLKNHVQNLKHDLQSPLGGIIGMLDILISDDEDQVDVETRDLIMIKDSAKSLLDLVNDNFVSRDDLESENLSTNIDRRISSAMKEIHRLYLPMAKNKGINLMLRNRIETEIELQSNLFLNLIQITGNLIANAVKFTPSGGTVKVEFTLGAEEGGSILSMSVSDTGKSMSADQVSAFNEGKPVARSLGTDGEEGSGIGLQHVKQMVIEVDGRIAVESKKGSGTTFSLSFPLPGVNLHKRGAFHFVTKIRSVLLNGSQS comes from the coding sequence ATGGAAATACAGAAAAATGATCAGTCTCATAAATCTAATGAAACAGAACTGCTACAGAATATTACTCAGGTAATAAACCATAATTTAGAACTAGAAAAAAAATATGAACTGCTTTCCTCTCGGGTGGAATATCTGAAGAATCATGTACAAAATTTAAAGCATGATCTGCAAAGTCCGCTGGGTGGTATTATCGGTATGCTTGACATATTGATCAGTGATGACGAAGACCAGGTTGATGTGGAAACCCGGGATCTCATAATGATTAAAGATTCAGCTAAGTCCTTATTAGACCTTGTAAATGATAATTTTGTAAGCCGGGACGATCTTGAGAGTGAGAATCTAAGTACGAATATCGATAGAAGAATTTCTTCTGCTATGAAAGAGATTCATCGGCTGTATCTCCCCATGGCCAAAAACAAGGGGATTAATCTAATGCTCAGAAATAGAATAGAAACAGAAATTGAGCTCCAGTCCAACTTATTTCTAAATCTGATACAGATCACCGGGAACTTGATTGCGAATGCCGTCAAGTTTACTCCATCCGGCGGAACGGTTAAAGTGGAGTTTACGCTGGGTGCAGAGGAAGGTGGAAGTATTCTGAGCATGAGCGTATCGGATACCGGTAAAAGTATGTCTGCAGATCAGGTCTCAGCATTCAATGAGGGAAAACCGGTTGCAAGATCGTTGGGAACTGACGGCGAAGAAGGTTCGGGTATTGGCCTTCAGCACGTTAAACAGATGGTGATTGAAGTTGATGGGCGAATTGCTGTTGAAAGCAAAAAAGGCTCAGGAACAACATTTTCATTGTCATTCCCTCTGCCGGGTGTAAATTTGCACAAAAGGGGGGCATTCCACTTTGTAACTAAAATCAGGTCGGTATTGTTGAATGGATCTCAAAGCTGA
- a CDS encoding ice-binding family protein: MRKYKQAYKSITLTALLFAGFTTGAFAQDNNKIVDPEAKTPVIISTTPMGGEMNTDPGTVIEITFSSEMNEASINASTLVLYATRADTIVDDSSKIMLNEQIRDSSNPDSKSSWEYTTNSVSGTISYSDKIATFTPNSDLEDGTLYTFTVTEGVKNSENIALENDHEWSFTTSGTSDARYSDKQNKMQGMHKNEYSENTADTTLNANKIRIDLGKAGQFVILAQTNIINKSESMITGHIGEGSVEDGLKKENYNSDSERQGVTGQALVLESNLSDTTSPDVSEAIEDMLTAYSYASMQNGDDVTVHETGGFHSNDLTPGVHEWSDSLHIASDVKLYGGEDDVWLIKIGSDLTIDENIVFTLNDGAQSDNIFWYVEGEVTIGKNANFEGIILSMNEITLEDGATLTGRMFSQASITLNDNTVTEPRNMMAGRTTSTN, from the coding sequence ATGAGAAAATATAAACAAGCCTATAAAAGCATCACGCTCACAGCTCTACTGTTCGCCGGTTTTACTACCGGAGCCTTTGCCCAGGACAACAATAAGATTGTTGATCCGGAAGCTAAAACACCTGTCATAATATCAACGACACCCATGGGTGGTGAGATGAATACTGACCCGGGTACTGTAATCGAAATTACATTCAGCAGTGAAATGAATGAAGCAAGTATCAATGCATCGACACTTGTTTTGTATGCTACAAGAGCAGATACAATAGTCGACGATAGCAGCAAAATAATGTTGAACGAGCAAATAAGAGATAGCTCAAATCCTGATTCAAAATCCAGCTGGGAGTATACAACTAATTCAGTGAGTGGAACCATCAGCTATTCAGATAAAATTGCCACTTTTACACCTAACTCTGATTTAGAGGATGGAACTCTATACACCTTTACTGTAACTGAAGGCGTGAAAAATTCAGAGAATATTGCTCTTGAGAACGATCATGAATGGAGCTTTACAACGTCAGGCACTTCTGATGCAAGATACTCTGATAAACAGAACAAAATGCAGGGTATGCATAAAAATGAATACAGTGAAAACACTGCAGATACAACTTTAAATGCCAACAAAATTAGGATTGACCTCGGTAAAGCCGGACAATTCGTTATTCTTGCCCAAACAAATATTATCAATAAATCAGAATCCATGATTACGGGCCACATTGGAGAAGGATCTGTTGAAGATGGATTAAAGAAAGAGAATTATAATTCTGATTCTGAACGACAAGGAGTAACCGGCCAGGCTTTAGTACTGGAGTCGAATTTAAGCGACACAACATCCCCTGATGTCAGTGAAGCGATAGAAGATATGTTGACTGCTTATAGTTACGCATCCATGCAGAACGGTGATGATGTAACAGTTCACGAAACAGGAGGCTTCCATAGTAATGATTTAACCCCCGGAGTACATGAATGGAGCGATTCTCTTCATATTGCATCCGATGTCAAACTTTATGGTGGTGAAGATGATGTATGGCTTATCAAAATTGGTAGTGATCTTACTATAGATGAAAATATTGTATTCACTTTAAATGATGGAGCACAGTCGGATAATATCTTTTGGTATGTAGAAGGCGAAGTAACCATCGGTAAGAATGCCAATTTTGAAGGCATTATTCTATCTATGAATGAGATCACGCTTGAAGACGGTGCTACACTAACCGGAAGAATGTTCAGTCAGGCTTCAATTACACTCAATGATAATACCGTAACCGAACCAAGAAATATGATGGCCGGGCGTACTACTTCAACGAACTAA
- a CDS encoding M48 family metalloprotease yields the protein MKSTISKLCILIVIGLTVSACSIQRSAISGDKRAYGYSWEQEKQIGQEADQQIQQQYGLYDDDDLQDYVDEIGQEMLAVSHINREDTPSVYAGTDFYFRVLDNPVVNAFALPGGYIYVTRGLLSHLENEAQLAVVLGHEIGHVVARHASQRAFEQQMGQIALIGGAIGGELLGLPGGDILGIGSQAAQLLFLSYSRDDERESDQLGVEYASMQHYKAAEGAQFFVSLERMSEQAGQSLPNWQSTHPDPAERANSIPELAEEWRAKGYEQTIDNKDQYMEKLNNLIYGENPREGFTRNGLFYHPDLEFQFPYPDGWQVINQRSLVAVVNKDQDAVSIMTLDGESANAEASVNEFLNQEGINTEGKSRTQSNGLNAYRAEATGQTEDGTQLKFYVYAIEYDGSIYRFLNYTTADKYSNYASRFDEVTGGFRELTDRDILNIQPVRLQVVKTNRSGTFQSFLPRNLDDFSITVSPEDLAIMNQVELDEQISVGTWLKLPNQ from the coding sequence ATGAAATCCACTATTTCAAAGTTGTGCATTTTGATAGTCATTGGGCTTACTGTTTCTGCCTGCAGCATTCAAAGAAGTGCAATAAGCGGAGATAAAAGGGCATATGGCTACAGTTGGGAACAGGAAAAACAGATTGGACAGGAAGCCGATCAGCAGATTCAGCAACAGTACGGCCTGTACGATGATGATGATCTGCAAGACTATGTTGATGAAATAGGGCAGGAGATGCTCGCAGTAAGTCATATCAACCGGGAGGACACTCCATCTGTTTATGCGGGTACTGATTTCTATTTTCGTGTATTGGATAATCCGGTTGTTAATGCTTTTGCTTTGCCCGGAGGGTATATTTATGTGACCCGTGGATTGCTATCGCATTTGGAAAATGAAGCTCAGCTAGCTGTGGTGTTGGGTCATGAGATTGGTCATGTGGTTGCACGCCACGCTTCCCAACGGGCCTTTGAACAACAGATGGGACAGATTGCCCTGATTGGAGGTGCCATAGGCGGTGAACTATTAGGCCTTCCAGGTGGAGATATACTTGGTATTGGCAGTCAGGCTGCCCAACTCTTGTTTTTAAGCTACAGCCGGGATGATGAACGTGAATCGGATCAACTTGGTGTGGAATATGCATCCATGCAACACTATAAGGCAGCTGAAGGGGCACAGTTTTTTGTTTCTTTGGAGCGGATGTCAGAACAAGCGGGCCAAAGCCTTCCTAACTGGCAATCTACACACCCCGATCCGGCCGAAAGGGCAAATAGTATTCCGGAGCTTGCCGAAGAGTGGAGGGCTAAAGGGTATGAACAGACGATAGACAATAAAGATCAGTATATGGAGAAGCTTAACAATTTGATCTATGGAGAGAATCCGCGGGAGGGATTTACACGTAACGGATTATTCTATCATCCTGATTTGGAATTTCAATTTCCCTACCCGGATGGATGGCAGGTGATTAATCAACGGTCATTGGTTGCTGTTGTTAACAAGGATCAGGATGCCGTTTCTATTATGACGCTGGATGGGGAATCAGCAAATGCAGAGGCTTCGGTCAATGAGTTTTTGAATCAGGAGGGAATTAATACGGAAGGTAAATCCAGGACACAAAGTAACGGACTAAACGCTTATCGAGCTGAAGCCACAGGGCAGACTGAGGATGGAACCCAACTTAAATTCTATGTTTATGCGATTGAGTATGATGGCTCTATATATCGCTTTTTGAACTACACAACCGCTGATAAATATAGTAACTATGCTTCTCGCTTTGATGAGGTCACCGGGGGGTTCAGAGAGTTGACTGATCGAGATATTTTGAATATTCAGCCGGTTCGTCTGCAAGTAGTTAAAACCAACCGTTCAGGAACCTTCCAATCCTTCCTTCCAAGGAACCTCGATGACTTTTCAATTACAGTTTCGCCGGAAGACCTTGCCATCATGAACCAGGTTGAACTCGATGAACAGATCAGTGTCGGTACCTGGCTAAAGCTCCCAAATCAGTAA
- a CDS encoding YqaE/Pmp3 family membrane protein: MDILKIIFAIILPPLGVFLEVGITGAFWLNILLTILGYIPGIIHAVWVIAKH; the protein is encoded by the coding sequence ATGGATATTTTAAAAATTATTTTTGCCATCATTCTGCCACCGCTTGGAGTATTTTTAGAAGTTGGAATTACAGGTGCATTCTGGCTGAATATTTTGCTGACAATTCTTGGTTACATTCCGGGTATTATACATGCAGTATGGGTTATTGCTAAACATTGA
- a CDS encoding DUF4112 domain-containing protein, whose product MKTNPSTHQKSRKFAELLDSWFTIPGTNIKVGLDPILGLVTGLGDLAGASLSVYFMFYATKLGAKTSVLLRMFMNILADLIIGMIPVLGDLFDVAWKANLRNAKLLEKQEAEPDKLGNESTVMMWVLFIALVLILIGIVIAIVWAVAEAWNLLFR is encoded by the coding sequence TTGAAAACAAACCCATCCACACATCAAAAATCCAGGAAATTTGCGGAACTGTTAGATAGCTGGTTTACAATACCGGGTACAAATATAAAAGTTGGATTGGATCCAATTCTGGGCCTGGTTACCGGTCTTGGGGATCTGGCAGGGGCCTCTCTTTCAGTCTACTTTATGTTTTATGCTACAAAACTGGGAGCAAAAACGTCCGTTCTTCTGAGAATGTTTATGAATATCCTGGCCGATTTGATCATTGGAATGATTCCTGTTTTGGGTGATCTCTTTGATGTGGCCTGGAAAGCAAATCTCCGGAACGCCAAACTCCTCGAAAAGCAGGAAGCGGAGCCTGATAAACTTGGAAATGAAAGTACCGTTATGATGTGGGTTCTCTTTATCGCACTTGTTCTGATATTGATTGGGATCGTAATAGCCATAGTTTGGGCGGTAGCTGAGGCTTGGAATCTTCTCTTCCGATAA
- a CDS encoding YtxH domain-containing protein, translated as MFDKKRVQDIIRQFDTKQHRKSNSMEIDKVVLIAISSVLGGALLGILFAPEKGKKTRKTLARKRDEYLNEIRKNSEDLSQQLKNYTDTVLDKSKATAQNLKQDVEDYAEWTFQELYDQAKELKIKGYSQMNKSELIQALEDLKVEK; from the coding sequence ATGTTCGACAAGAAGAGAGTTCAAGATATTATTCGTCAGTTCGACACAAAACAGCACAGAAAAAGTAATTCAATGGAAATTGATAAAGTTGTTCTGATTGCTATTTCAAGTGTTTTAGGAGGAGCCCTTTTGGGGATACTGTTTGCTCCGGAAAAGGGAAAAAAAACCAGAAAGACTTTGGCCAGGAAAAGAGATGAATATCTTAATGAGATCAGAAAGAACAGTGAAGATCTGAGCCAGCAGCTGAAAAACTATACCGATACAGTGCTTGATAAATCCAAGGCGACAGCCCAAAATTTAAAGCAAGATGTAGAGGATTATGCCGAATGGACCTTTCAGGAACTGTATGATCAGGCAAAAGAGCTTAAGATTAAAGGATATTCCCAAATGAATAAATCTGAGTTAATCCAGGCTTTGGAAGATCTTAAAGTTGAAAAATAA
- a CDS encoding helix-turn-helix domain-containing protein, giving the protein MKLYIKYMVSLRCKMVVKSELEKLGLTCSSVELGFVDIKEEITKDQLEEFSKNLKKSGLELLDDKKNILVEKIKAVIIEMIHYSDEVPKVNDSDYISEKLNYDYTYLSNTFSEVKGITIQQYIILHKIEKVKELLIYDELTLTEIAHRLHYSSVAHLSNQFKKVTGLTPTYFKELKEVRQKNLEDF; this is encoded by the coding sequence ATGAAACTGTATATTAAATATATGGTTAGTTTACGCTGCAAGATGGTGGTCAAGAGCGAGCTTGAAAAACTTGGATTGACCTGTTCATCAGTAGAACTTGGCTTTGTAGACATCAAGGAAGAGATTACTAAAGATCAGCTGGAAGAATTTTCTAAAAACCTGAAGAAATCAGGTCTTGAACTTCTGGACGATAAAAAGAACATCCTGGTTGAGAAGATCAAGGCCGTGATTATTGAAATGATACACTACTCCGATGAAGTACCAAAAGTGAACGATTCGGACTACATCAGTGAAAAACTGAATTACGATTATACTTATCTCTCCAATACATTTTCGGAAGTGAAGGGAATTACCATTCAGCAATACATTATCCTGCATAAGATTGAAAAAGTGAAAGAGCTTCTGATCTATGATGAGCTTACCCTTACCGAAATCGCACATAGACTGCATTACAGCAGTGTAGCTCATCTCTCGAACCAGTTCAAAAAAGTTACGGGATTAACTCCTACCTACTTTAAAGAACTGAAAGAAGTGCGTCAAAAAAATCTGGAAGATTTTTAA
- a CDS encoding porin family protein, with the protein MKYFWLVIISAFLIVAGSDKAFSQQTEIGFKGGFNIYSLNFEGEADTGSRTTLQYGFIGRFYPVRIRPLTLQTELNYSPQGVYLKSSDAVVRLDQINVPILFQYLFDNNIRVQAGPQLGFLMNAWADYDGATHDIANRFRKVDLSLSAGLSYPLMPNGLGIDIRYNLGLIRISTDDTYRSSNRGLQISVFYLFDFKKGSKR; encoded by the coding sequence ATGAAGTATTTTTGGTTAGTAATTATATCCGCATTTTTAATAGTTGCGGGGTCCGATAAAGCATTTTCACAACAGACTGAAATTGGGTTTAAAGGTGGATTTAATATCTACTCCCTTAATTTTGAGGGCGAAGCTGATACCGGTAGCCGTACGACTCTTCAGTACGGCTTTATTGGCCGATTCTATCCTGTTCGCATCAGGCCGCTTACGCTTCAAACCGAGTTAAATTACTCTCCACAGGGAGTATACCTCAAAAGTTCAGACGCTGTAGTAAGACTGGATCAAATTAATGTGCCAATCCTTTTTCAATACCTGTTTGATAACAACATACGGGTACAAGCGGGTCCGCAGCTGGGTTTTCTAATGAACGCGTGGGCAGATTATGACGGAGCTACACATGATATTGCAAACAGGTTCAGAAAAGTAGATTTAAGCTTAAGTGCAGGTTTAAGTTATCCACTGATGCCCAATGGTTTGGGGATTGACATCCGGTATAACCTCGGATTGATCAGAATTTCTACGGATGATACATACAGATCCAGTAATCGCGGTCTTCAGATAAGTGTCTTTTATCTGTTTGATTTTAAGAAAGGCTCCAAAAGGTAA
- a CDS encoding sugar O-acetyltransferase, with the protein MSSTKDNISMREHMLAGKPYKAKDAELDRMHAKALKVMHTFNNSGPEERNKRMSLLNELFGALGANSEVNPPFYCDYGVHIYAGEKFFANYDCVILDCNEVRIGDRVLLGPKVQIYTATHPLHPAERREEWELAHPVTIEDDVWIGGGAIICPGVHIGAGTTIGAGSIVTRDIPANVLAAGNPCRVIRKLNTD; encoded by the coding sequence ATGAGTTCAACAAAGGACAATATATCCATGCGAGAGCATATGCTGGCCGGCAAGCCTTATAAAGCAAAGGATGCAGAGCTTGACCGGATGCATGCAAAAGCCCTGAAGGTAATGCACACGTTTAACAATTCCGGCCCTGAAGAGCGTAATAAGCGAATGTCTCTGCTGAATGAACTATTCGGGGCTCTTGGGGCAAACTCTGAAGTGAATCCGCCCTTTTACTGCGATTACGGAGTTCACATTTATGCTGGGGAGAAATTCTTTGCAAACTACGACTGTGTCATTCTCGACTGTAACGAAGTTCGAATTGGAGACAGGGTACTTCTGGGTCCAAAGGTTCAGATTTATACGGCAACTCATCCTTTACATCCGGCCGAGAGAAGAGAAGAGTGGGAGTTGGCGCATCCCGTTACAATCGAAGATGATGTTTGGATTGGAGGCGGTGCGATTATCTGTCCGGGTGTTCATATAGGTGCCGGCACAACTATCGGTGCCGGGAGTATTGTGACTCGAGACATACCCGCGAATGTTCTTGCTGCGGGAAATCCGTGTCGGGTGATTCGTAAATTGAATACGGATTAA